From one Syntrophorhabdaceae bacterium genomic stretch:
- a CDS encoding RES family NAD+ phosphorylase — protein sequence MRRAWRIVRKKRLADAFTGEGARLGGGRWNHVGTPVVYVRETLSLAALELFVHFTRKDIKLTKSLLAIPVEIPSHLKIIEISIKDLNFDWRISPPSNSTKDIGTEWVQKGSSAVLRVPSAIVQEEYNLLLNPNHGDFKRMRIGKPQPFTLDERMWK from the coding sequence GTGAGGAGGGCATGGCGAATCGTACGGAAAAAACGGTTGGCCGATGCCTTTACGGGAGAGGGGGCACGGCTTGGCGGCGGCCGTTGGAACCACGTCGGGACACCTGTTGTCTATGTCAGGGAAACTCTCTCGCTGGCAGCCTTAGAGCTGTTTGTTCACTTCACGAGGAAAGATATAAAGCTCACCAAATCACTCCTTGCAATTCCCGTTGAGATTCCGTCGCACCTGAAAATAATCGAAATTTCCATTAAGGATTTAAACTTTGACTGGAGAATATCGCCTCCATCGAATTCGACGAAAGATATCGGGACGGAATGGGTGCAAAAGGGATCCTCGGCGGTACTGCGTGTGCCCTCCGCGATTGTTCAGGAGGAGTACAACCTTCTTCTTAACCCAAACCACGGCGATTTTAAAAGGATGCGGATCGGTAAGCCACAGCCTTTTACACTCGATGAGCGTATGTGGAAATAG